One window of Candidatus Nitrospira kreftii genomic DNA carries:
- a CDS encoding putative PD-(D/E)XK nuclease superfamily protein: MDVATDDQAKAVLQLLEKAAAILREEKDENQATARRFNIFSALRVERSELPHSRFLAYLLDPQGLHDQNDLFLRAFLKDVLQEQIERAGLLNLTESKVATELSTEYGNLDIVITLSDKQIIVIENKVDAGEGEDQLKRYQSWLNKQPGGPHRLVFLTPDGRAPFSCDSADMKKVKRVSYEMIADLLDKLRDMVPAPLEVVLGQYTNLWRSIPMNEKLLELLRDPRSFGTAVDISKAVEEIQEEERRQFLNRIYEDLKNRLSHSKFGEYWDVPIPTTGKYSRVGLLWRGRRNDWKGYFAVFCEAQERNWKDIFIGICRGAEVLPDKQDMLDKEISQRLGNEHGQKSPRSFPCWTGGLYMRELVGRKAMDAKELISGGEQLSKLVADKLWGLFETYREDLEKLNCNYPYAP, from the coding sequence ATGGATGTAGCTACGGACGATCAAGCCAAGGCAGTTCTGCAGTTGCTTGAAAAGGCAGCAGCTATCCTGCGTGAGGAGAAGGACGAAAACCAGGCTACTGCACGACGGTTCAATATCTTTAGCGCGCTCCGGGTTGAGCGTTCAGAACTCCCACATTCACGATTTCTCGCTTATCTGCTCGATCCTCAGGGGTTACATGACCAAAATGATCTTTTTCTTCGGGCGTTTCTTAAGGATGTGCTTCAGGAACAGATCGAACGGGCTGGTTTGCTTAACTTAACTGAATCGAAAGTCGCAACAGAACTTTCGACCGAATATGGCAATCTCGACATTGTGATAACTCTGTCTGACAAGCAGATCATCGTTATAGAGAATAAGGTGGATGCGGGCGAGGGAGAGGATCAATTGAAGCGCTACCAAAGTTGGCTAAACAAGCAACCAGGAGGCCCTCATCGGCTTGTCTTTTTGACGCCTGATGGAAGGGCTCCTTTCTCGTGTGACTCGGCCGACATGAAAAAGGTAAAACGCGTGTCGTATGAGATGATCGCTGATTTGCTTGATAAACTTAGAGATATGGTTCCAGCCCCTCTTGAAGTAGTTTTGGGCCAGTATACAAATCTTTGGAGATCTATTCCGATGAACGAGAAATTGCTTGAATTACTGCGCGATCCAAGAAGCTTCGGTACTGCTGTGGATATTTCAAAGGCAGTTGAAGAAATTCAAGAAGAGGAAAGGCGACAGTTCCTGAATCGCATTTATGAAGACCTAAAGAACAGACTGAGTCATAGCAAATTCGGAGAATATTGGGATGTGCCTATACCTACAACTGGAAAGTATTCAAGGGTTGGTCTGCTATGGAGGGGCCGCCGAAACGATTGGAAAGGATATTTTGCCGTCTTTTGTGAGGCTCAGGAGCGCAACTGGAAGGACATATTTATTGGTATCTGTCGTGGGGCTGAAGTCCTACCAGATAAACAAGATATGTTGGATAAGGAAATTTCTCAAAGACTCGGTAATGAACATGGCCAGAAGTCTCCGCGGTCCTTCCCATGCTGGACGGGCGGGCTCTACATGCGAGAGTTGGTTGGAAGAAAAGCAATGGACGCCAAGGAGTTGATAAGCGGAGGAGAGCAACTTTCGAAACTGGTTGCCGATAAACTCTGGGGGCTATTTGAGACTTATCGGGAGGATCTTGAGAAGCTGAATTGTAATTATCCCTATGCCCCTTAA
- a CDS encoding Peptidylprolyl isomerase — protein sequence MKPIGFLTLHRTSLLSLLLTGILAWSGLGMSGCGERQEEPVVALVNGRAITQAEFDLRWGELSQATRSRYEKEGGKRRFLDELITKELLMQEARRRGLDQDDAIRDKTQRYKEQLILDELLKDKLQSKVELTQEELTAYYESHASELLDPLKANISIMLLPNVFAAKDLETQINRGGSFAKFAQRYSIDEKTKGKGGDLGPYRKGLVLSEVDEAIHTLKPGMVSAPIKTDHGYYLVMLTPLDEAIIQTDLATQERLRQELLAEKRRKRFEEVIADIRTNASIRFAEASRYITEGAGSH from the coding sequence ATGAAACCAATCGGATTCCTCACTCTCCACCGAACATCTCTTCTTTCTCTGTTGCTGACCGGAATCCTGGCCTGGTCGGGGCTTGGGATGTCGGGATGCGGGGAACGACAAGAGGAACCGGTCGTCGCTCTGGTCAATGGGCGAGCCATTACTCAAGCAGAATTCGACCTTCGCTGGGGTGAGCTATCGCAAGCAACGAGATCCCGCTATGAGAAAGAAGGCGGGAAACGACGGTTCCTTGATGAGCTCATCACCAAAGAACTCCTCATGCAGGAAGCTCGACGCCGAGGACTTGATCAGGACGATGCCATTCGAGACAAGACACAGCGATATAAGGAACAATTGATCTTGGACGAACTGTTGAAAGACAAGCTTCAATCCAAAGTGGAGCTGACACAAGAGGAACTGACCGCCTATTACGAGAGCCACGCCAGTGAGCTCCTAGACCCGTTAAAGGCCAATATCTCGATCATGCTGTTGCCCAATGTATTTGCGGCGAAAGATCTTGAGACGCAGATCAACCGAGGCGGAAGTTTTGCGAAGTTTGCTCAACGGTATTCGATCGATGAGAAGACGAAAGGAAAGGGAGGCGACCTCGGGCCATACCGAAAGGGGCTCGTCCTCTCCGAAGTAGATGAGGCCATCCATACACTCAAACCTGGGATGGTCAGCGCACCCATTAAGACCGACCACGGCTATTATTTGGTCATGCTGACCCCCCTCGATGAGGCGATTATCCAGACTGACCTCGCGACGCAGGAACGGCTTCGGCAGGAGTTGCTGGCTGAGAAACGCCGGAAGCGGTTCGAAGAAGTGATCGCCGACATTCGAACAAATGCCTCGATTCGCTTTGCCGAAGCTTCTCGCTATATTACCGAGGGTGCCGGCTCGCATTAG
- a CDS encoding putative GTP-binding protein EngB: MKIFAAEFIKSCVSAEQFPSGDLDEIAFVGRSNVGKSSLINSLLNRRDLAKVSRTPGKTRAVNVFLISTSDPDIAQFHLVDLPGYGFAKVSKSLRDQWGPLMEGYLVDRASLRAVVLLVDCRVVTEQDRQTVAWLRSIRRNPLIVATKVDKLKPSERVRTLKQTHRDLGLAQGEVLIPYSSMTGDGREWVWGALRDSVGGRQARGS; this comes from the coding sequence ATGAAAATCTTCGCGGCTGAGTTTATCAAAAGTTGTGTCTCTGCAGAACAGTTTCCTTCCGGCGATCTCGACGAGATTGCCTTTGTAGGGCGTTCCAATGTGGGGAAGTCGTCGTTGATCAATTCGTTGCTCAATCGCCGTGATCTGGCGAAAGTCAGCCGGACGCCGGGAAAGACAAGGGCCGTGAACGTGTTTCTCATTTCGACCTCCGATCCCGACATCGCCCAGTTCCATCTTGTGGACTTGCCGGGGTATGGATTTGCCAAGGTCTCGAAGTCGCTCCGTGATCAATGGGGACCGTTGATGGAAGGCTATCTCGTCGACCGAGCCTCGTTGCGCGCAGTCGTGTTGTTGGTGGATTGCCGAGTCGTCACTGAGCAGGATCGGCAGACCGTGGCCTGGCTTCGATCGATCCGACGAAATCCCCTGATCGTCGCGACCAAGGTTGACAAGTTGAAGCCCAGCGAACGGGTGCGCACCCTGAAACAAACGCATCGGGATCTCGGGCTTGCCCAAGGAGAAGTGTTGATTCCATACTCGTCGATGACTGGGGATGGGCGGGAATGGGTCTGGGGTGCTCTCCGAGACTCGGTCGGTGGGCGACAGGCACGCGGTTCGTGA
- a CDS encoding Transcription-repair-coupling factor encodes MSGTNSETQSWLAPLRSSLDQEKARSCLLGAHGSTAACALTLLTDTQQSGSVHSGPWIVVTASDESAERLFNDLCFFHELTGRSVDSLAWFPEWETLPYEATAPHVGLIAHRMTTLHRLLTDPPTMLVTSITAAMHRLIPRSTFEQAIFRFETAATFERDSLVTNLLRLGYRRVSVVEIPGEFSVRGGIVDIFSTAYANPLRVEFLGDQVESLRLFDPATQTSIRKLKDGWVLPAREFIRAAEASDATTPIQPDAEWRGPDLYHSMDTLFDYLIGVRSLAFDQPEKLEQACGTAWSKIDDGYLRHVDRDASNPYPSPERLFLTWDEIQKRTAMWSILALEPLAPPSSSWTPTFSFPVQIPGSIGLGVRGTAFSQTLGILEGLRNEHRVVLVARSRGQVDRLLSLLREHDLPADPWESSLWSRRSTGKLPFYVLHGNLSTGFLLGDLRLALLTEEELFAKGARHKPQPKSRTATFLSSLEDLNVGDYVVHVQHGIAKYRGLKRLVVQDFESDYLILEFSGGDTLYVPLDRLNQIQRYSGAESHVPRLDRLGGTSWAKTTARVKKDIEEMAHELIDLYANRELVKRNAYGTSTTLYHEFEAAFEYEETPDQLKAIEDIGRDMEATRPMDRLICGDVGYGKTEVAMRAAFKAVEHDRQVAVLVPTTLLAHQHYENFSERFAPFPMKVALLSRFQSPRETKAILKDTAAGTIDVVIGTHRLLQKDVTFRQLGLVIIDEEQWFGVKHKERLKQLRTQVDVLTLTATPIPRTLQMAMSSVRDLSIIDTPPAGRLAIKTEVIRSSDKAVRDAILRELGRGGQVYFVHNRVESLERIGAWLQQLVPQARMVMAHGQMDARTLEAVMLKFVKREADVLIASAIIQSGLDVPNANTIIVNRADLFGLAQLYQLRGRVGRGGEQAYAYFLIPDEGTLAGDAQKRLIAIQQFTELGSGFRIAAADLEIRGAGNLLGKQQSGHIAAIGLDLYMQMVEQAVQRLKGHIIEEEPDPTLQLPVSAFIPEHYVADPHQRLSLYKRLTACNQVGELALLHGEIQDRYGSPPEPIERLLEVMQLRTHAKRLRLASIEVHGQTAKLVFQPKATIPESAIHRLMDQLNKRLRFLSPVSFEVQLRHDDWPSLFAELNAILQSLDLCDTKTFVKDATTS; translated from the coding sequence GTGTCTGGCACGAACTCTGAAACACAATCCTGGCTTGCTCCGCTTCGCTCCTCGCTCGACCAGGAGAAGGCGCGTAGTTGTCTTCTCGGGGCGCATGGGTCTACCGCAGCCTGTGCCTTGACACTACTGACAGACACGCAACAGAGTGGATCCGTTCACTCCGGACCATGGATTGTTGTGACCGCGAGCGATGAATCTGCCGAACGCCTCTTCAATGACCTGTGCTTTTTCCATGAGCTCACCGGCCGCTCCGTCGATAGCCTAGCGTGGTTCCCAGAGTGGGAAACGCTTCCCTATGAGGCCACCGCTCCGCATGTCGGGTTGATTGCGCACCGAATGACGACGCTGCATCGACTCCTGACCGATCCACCCACCATGCTCGTCACCTCCATCACCGCGGCCATGCACCGCTTGATTCCGCGCTCGACCTTCGAACAGGCGATCTTTCGATTCGAGACGGCCGCGACTTTCGAGCGTGACTCGCTGGTGACCAACCTCCTCCGCCTGGGATACCGACGTGTTTCCGTCGTTGAAATCCCAGGAGAGTTCAGCGTTCGCGGTGGGATCGTCGATATCTTTTCGACCGCCTATGCCAACCCACTGCGCGTTGAATTTTTAGGCGATCAGGTCGAGTCACTTCGGTTGTTCGACCCTGCGACGCAAACCTCCATTAGGAAGCTCAAAGACGGATGGGTCTTGCCTGCGCGGGAATTTATTCGTGCGGCCGAAGCCTCAGATGCAACCACACCTATTCAGCCAGATGCCGAGTGGAGAGGCCCTGACCTGTACCACTCGATGGACACCCTCTTCGACTATCTCATCGGGGTACGCTCCCTCGCGTTCGACCAGCCTGAAAAGCTAGAGCAAGCCTGTGGCACAGCGTGGAGCAAAATCGACGACGGATACCTTCGTCATGTAGACCGGGATGCATCGAACCCCTATCCCTCCCCGGAGCGACTCTTTCTGACCTGGGACGAAATCCAGAAACGAACTGCTATGTGGTCGATCTTGGCCTTGGAACCGCTGGCCCCTCCGAGTTCTTCATGGACTCCGACTTTTTCATTTCCTGTTCAAATACCCGGCAGCATTGGACTCGGGGTTCGTGGCACGGCCTTCAGCCAAACTCTCGGCATCTTAGAAGGACTCCGGAATGAGCACCGGGTGGTGTTGGTAGCGCGCAGTCGCGGTCAGGTCGATCGCTTACTGTCTCTGCTTCGAGAACATGATCTACCAGCCGATCCTTGGGAGTCTTCGCTTTGGTCAAGACGGAGCACCGGTAAGCTCCCCTTTTATGTGCTGCATGGAAATCTTTCAACCGGATTTCTCCTAGGAGATCTTCGGCTCGCCTTATTGACCGAAGAAGAACTATTCGCCAAGGGAGCACGCCACAAACCTCAACCCAAAAGCCGGACGGCCACCTTTCTCTCCTCCTTGGAAGACCTCAACGTGGGCGACTATGTAGTCCATGTCCAACATGGGATCGCCAAATATCGAGGCCTGAAACGTTTGGTCGTCCAAGACTTCGAGAGCGACTACCTGATTCTGGAGTTTTCCGGCGGGGATACACTCTATGTTCCTCTCGACCGTTTGAATCAGATCCAACGCTATAGTGGGGCTGAGAGTCATGTCCCTCGGCTGGACCGACTGGGTGGAACCAGTTGGGCTAAGACGACCGCGCGTGTGAAGAAGGACATCGAAGAAATGGCCCATGAATTGATCGACCTCTATGCCAACCGCGAGCTCGTAAAGCGGAACGCGTATGGTACGTCGACAACCCTCTATCACGAATTCGAAGCGGCCTTTGAGTACGAGGAAACGCCGGACCAGCTGAAGGCCATCGAAGACATCGGCCGAGATATGGAAGCGACAAGACCGATGGACCGGCTCATCTGTGGAGACGTCGGATACGGAAAGACGGAGGTGGCCATGCGGGCGGCCTTCAAAGCCGTCGAGCATGATCGACAGGTCGCGGTGCTGGTCCCGACGACTCTTTTAGCCCATCAACATTACGAGAATTTCTCCGAACGCTTCGCTCCATTCCCCATGAAGGTAGCGCTTCTTTCACGATTCCAATCGCCTCGAGAAACCAAGGCGATTCTCAAGGATACCGCGGCGGGCACCATTGACGTGGTCATTGGAACGCACCGCCTGCTCCAGAAAGACGTGACGTTTCGGCAACTGGGCCTGGTTATCATCGATGAGGAGCAGTGGTTCGGCGTCAAGCATAAGGAACGGCTGAAGCAACTGCGCACGCAGGTGGACGTGCTCACCCTCACCGCCACCCCGATCCCACGTACCCTTCAGATGGCGATGTCGAGCGTCCGCGATCTGTCCATCATCGACACTCCCCCGGCCGGCCGGTTGGCGATCAAAACCGAGGTCATACGGTCCAGCGATAAGGCCGTTCGCGACGCTATCCTCCGCGAGCTCGGGCGAGGGGGGCAGGTGTATTTTGTGCACAATAGAGTTGAATCGTTGGAACGGATTGGGGCGTGGCTACAGCAGCTGGTACCGCAAGCGCGTATGGTCATGGCCCACGGTCAGATGGATGCCAGGACGTTGGAAGCCGTGATGCTGAAATTTGTGAAGCGCGAAGCGGATGTCTTGATCGCTTCCGCCATCATTCAGTCAGGCCTTGATGTGCCGAACGCGAACACGATCATCGTCAATCGCGCTGATCTCTTCGGCCTCGCGCAGCTCTATCAGCTGCGCGGACGGGTCGGGCGTGGCGGAGAGCAAGCTTACGCCTACTTTTTAATCCCTGACGAAGGCACACTCGCCGGCGATGCGCAGAAACGATTGATCGCCATTCAGCAGTTTACCGAACTCGGATCAGGCTTCCGTATCGCTGCGGCAGACCTCGAGATCCGTGGAGCCGGCAACCTTCTAGGCAAGCAACAATCGGGGCATATCGCGGCGATTGGCTTGGACCTCTACATGCAAATGGTGGAACAAGCCGTTCAGCGGTTAAAGGGGCATATTATCGAAGAAGAGCCTGATCCGACGCTCCAACTGCCGGTGTCGGCCTTTATTCCGGAACATTATGTGGCCGATCCGCACCAACGGTTGTCCCTCTATAAACGCCTGACCGCCTGTAACCAGGTCGGCGAGTTGGCCCTGTTGCACGGAGAAATACAAGACCGATACGGCTCCCCTCCCGAGCCGATCGAACGATTGCTCGAAGTCATGCAACTTCGGACTCATGCGAAACGCCTTCGCCTGGCCTCGATCGAGGTGCACGGCCAAACGGCAAAGCTCGTCTTCCAACCAAAGGCGACTATTCCCGAGAGCGCCATTCACCGATTGATGGACCAACTCAACAAGCGGTTGCGCTTCCTGAGCCCCGTCTCATTTGAGGTCCAACTACGTCATGACGACTGGCCGTCGCTCTTCGCGGAACTCAACGCAATCTTGCAAAGCCTTGATCTCTGTGATACCAAGACCTTCGTAAAGGATGCGACCACCTCGTGA
- a CDS encoding Glycerol-3-phosphate cytidylyltransferase encodes MIRKILSLDQLLSTLSAEREGGKRIVFTNGCFDLMHIGHTRYLQAAKALGDTLVIGVNSDASVRSLDKAPDRPIVPDAQRAEVLAALGCVDYVVIFNESDPLQLITAVQPDILVKGGDWALDRIVGRDVVEARGGVVKTIPLIPGLSTTGLLQRIRSTVK; translated from the coding sequence GTGATCAGGAAAATTCTGTCGCTAGACCAACTTCTGTCCACACTTTCCGCTGAACGGGAAGGGGGAAAACGGATCGTCTTTACCAACGGTTGTTTTGATTTGATGCATATCGGGCATACCCGTTACCTGCAGGCGGCCAAAGCACTGGGTGATACCCTGGTCATCGGGGTGAACAGCGACGCATCTGTCCGCAGTCTCGACAAAGCGCCTGACCGACCGATCGTACCGGATGCCCAACGCGCTGAGGTCCTGGCCGCATTAGGTTGTGTCGATTATGTCGTGATCTTTAATGAATCGGATCCGCTTCAACTCATCACAGCCGTTCAACCGGACATACTCGTCAAGGGTGGAGATTGGGCACTCGACCGTATTGTGGGCCGAGACGTCGTCGAAGCCCGCGGCGGTGTCGTCAAAACGATTCCTCTTATTCCCGGCTTATCGACCACCGGGCTGCTTCAACGCATCCGATCAACCGTGAAATAA
- a CDS encoding Biosynthetic peptidoglycan transglycosylase, whose protein sequence is MNSKRNSRRNAVFQRYYTYDPASSKSTRPRRIARRLLWSTVLIGLPLGIVGLSWLATLPDVRLLAQTSPSSTALMDAREAQAKEQGRAIGRHWVWVPLSRISPHLRHAVVAAEDASFFTHEGFDWEGIRDAALYNLETGEMKRGGSTITQQLAKNLYLSSKRSLLRKAREALITRSLEQHLPKKRILELYLNVAEWGKGVYGAEAASRHHFGKPSRDLTADEAAWLAAMLPSPRRYDPLRKTTFLTRRHERILKLINRRSASPVRLADE, encoded by the coding sequence ATGAATTCAAAACGAAACTCGCGTCGCAATGCCGTCTTTCAACGGTACTACACATACGATCCTGCTTCATCCAAGTCAACCAGACCGCGCAGGATAGCTCGCAGGCTTCTGTGGAGCACGGTGCTTATCGGACTTCCCTTGGGTATCGTGGGGCTGAGCTGGCTGGCCACCCTCCCCGATGTGAGACTCCTCGCACAAACGAGCCCATCATCCACGGCGCTGATGGATGCACGAGAAGCTCAGGCAAAGGAACAGGGGCGGGCCATCGGACGCCATTGGGTGTGGGTACCGCTTTCACGTATCTCACCCCATCTTCGTCATGCGGTCGTGGCGGCGGAGGATGCCTCGTTCTTTACCCACGAAGGATTCGACTGGGAAGGCATCCGCGACGCGGCGCTCTATAACCTGGAAACAGGAGAAATGAAACGAGGCGGGAGTACGATTACTCAGCAACTGGCAAAAAATCTCTACCTGTCATCCAAACGATCCCTCTTACGGAAAGCGCGGGAAGCGCTGATTACGCGCTCCCTCGAACAGCACCTCCCGAAAAAGCGTATTCTCGAACTGTACCTGAACGTGGCTGAGTGGGGGAAGGGCGTCTATGGCGCTGAAGCCGCTTCCCGTCATCACTTTGGGAAACCTTCGCGCGACCTGACAGCCGATGAGGCAGCCTGGCTGGCGGCGATGTTACCGTCACCACGCCGATACGATCCCCTGCGGAAAACGACCTTCCTCACTCGCCGCCACGAACGCATTTTAAAATTGATCAATCGCCGATCTGCGAGCCCCGTACGACTCGCCGACGAGTAG
- a CDS encoding Peptidylprolyl isomerase, translating to MTRVFLASGRQVRLALLLAFLMTSTWPPAFSAAHLQDRIVAIVNTELIMLSDVKHEFRAEQERLSRELPGSNLAQQLKTAEYMALTKLIERKLQLQEAKTKRVEVSDLEVQQALTQLKQQDKSLDPTNPNDVRNVRDQLILMRVVDQHIRGNITVGDSEIKRYYHEHREQFAFPEEYQLSQIIITPRSPDGLADALTKARRAMDDLNRGEKFEDVALQYSDGANSLHGGRLGLVRQGELWPVLEQAVARLVPGGISDIIESPEGVHIIRMDDRKPKQFRPYEDVRRQIQELVYQQKSADMYESWLADLKNKAYIEIKF from the coding sequence ATGACACGTGTTTTCCTCGCATCAGGTCGGCAAGTCCGTCTTGCATTGCTCCTTGCCTTCTTGATGACCTCAACCTGGCCTCCGGCCTTCTCCGCTGCCCACCTGCAGGATCGTATCGTCGCCATCGTGAATACGGAATTGATCATGTTGTCGGACGTGAAGCACGAGTTCAGAGCGGAACAAGAACGTCTCTCTCGCGAACTCCCCGGAAGCAATCTCGCTCAGCAGTTGAAAACAGCCGAATATATGGCATTGACGAAACTGATCGAGCGGAAATTGCAATTACAGGAAGCCAAGACCAAGAGAGTCGAGGTATCAGACCTCGAAGTACAGCAAGCTCTCACGCAATTGAAGCAACAAGACAAATCCCTCGACCCCACGAATCCAAACGATGTCCGAAATGTGCGTGATCAACTCATTCTGATGCGGGTCGTGGACCAGCACATTCGAGGCAACATTACGGTCGGAGACTCCGAGATCAAGCGCTACTACCACGAGCACCGTGAGCAATTCGCCTTTCCCGAAGAATACCAACTGAGCCAGATCATCATTACACCACGCTCTCCGGACGGACTGGCAGATGCATTGACCAAAGCCCGCCGGGCCATGGATGACCTCAATCGGGGCGAGAAATTCGAAGATGTCGCCTTGCAGTATTCAGACGGTGCTAACTCCTTGCATGGCGGACGACTCGGATTGGTCCGGCAAGGAGAGCTCTGGCCCGTACTTGAGCAGGCCGTCGCCCGCTTGGTGCCGGGAGGTATTTCCGACATCATCGAGAGTCCTGAGGGAGTCCACATCATTCGCATGGATGATAGAAAGCCAAAACAGTTTCGCCCGTATGAGGACGTTCGGCGGCAGATTCAGGAATTGGTCTATCAGCAGAAAAGCGCGGACATGTACGAGTCCTGGTTGGCAGATCTCAAAAACAAGGCCTACATCGAAATCAAGTTCTAG
- a CDS encoding Glyoxalase codes for MLTVLFHLAFPIHDVDATLRFYGDGLGCSVGRRSKHAITLGLAGHQLVAHVVSDLPSKQQGIYPRHFGLIFLSQEEWQALADRAKAKGLSFYQQPRLRFPETRIEHRTYFLEDPSHNLIEFKHYTHESAIFGEQDYGQVGDSSEYSE; via the coding sequence ATGCTAACTGTTCTCTTCCATCTCGCCTTTCCGATCCATGATGTGGATGCCACGCTTCGATTCTATGGGGATGGCCTGGGTTGTAGCGTCGGGCGGCGATCGAAACATGCAATTACGCTTGGTCTAGCCGGCCATCAACTCGTCGCGCATGTCGTGTCGGATCTACCCTCGAAGCAACAAGGTATTTATCCCAGGCATTTCGGGTTGATCTTTCTGTCGCAAGAGGAATGGCAGGCGCTGGCTGATCGGGCCAAGGCCAAGGGGTTGTCCTTCTATCAACAGCCCCGTCTGCGTTTTCCTGAGACCCGCATCGAGCATCGCACGTACTTCCTTGAAGATCCCTCGCACAATCTCATCGAATTCAAACATTACACCCATGAATCGGCCATCTTCGGCGAACAGGATTACGGTCAGGTCGGCGACTCCTCTGAGTATTCAGAGTAA
- a CDS encoding hypothetical protein (conserved protein of unknown function), whose translation MSESMYLQRQSDRFIDAHPREAGWVIHQIHGDSGREMSLNYLLDCIREWHPAAVTRHMAFPLVAAGAFRNWNAAFHEANGYSWRGTIELVWNGHDIHCHKFSLVVGSALEEIYFMATKSLAAFRDLLAVLERYGKARLKEKKKEIYVVNGENIPVAASSWDDLVLPDKMAWDIRSNVEGFFASRERYAALSIPHRRGFLFAGPPGCGKTLTLKALASNTPAKFISVVGTANVDDGMLRNALDLAEGCTPAVVLLEDLDRIVQAKGVSISHFLNLLDGLKVLNGVLVIATCNEPDKLDPALIHRPSRFDRVWRFDLPKYEQRLELLHRKGGTFFSESALEAAARRSDGFSMAYVQEIIVSALLECAHDDQTPNDDHLLKGLDTLRMQRKEASKPGESMDQRENMGFCMSKNGKG comes from the coding sequence ATGAGTGAGTCCATGTATCTCCAGAGACAGAGCGACCGATTTATTGACGCGCATCCGCGCGAAGCAGGCTGGGTTATCCATCAAATCCACGGCGACTCTGGTCGCGAGATGTCGCTCAACTACCTACTTGATTGCATCAGAGAGTGGCACCCGGCGGCTGTAACACGTCACATGGCCTTCCCGCTCGTTGCAGCCGGTGCGTTCCGGAATTGGAACGCTGCTTTCCATGAAGCGAACGGCTATAGCTGGCGAGGAACCATTGAATTGGTCTGGAACGGCCACGACATCCACTGTCACAAGTTTTCGCTCGTGGTGGGCAGCGCCTTAGAAGAGATATATTTCATGGCGACCAAGTCCCTTGCCGCTTTTCGAGATCTTCTTGCCGTCCTGGAGCGGTACGGCAAAGCCAGACTCAAGGAAAAGAAGAAGGAGATCTATGTCGTCAATGGCGAGAACATTCCGGTGGCCGCGAGTTCGTGGGATGATCTGGTGTTACCAGATAAGATGGCGTGGGACATTCGAAGCAACGTCGAAGGGTTTTTTGCAAGCCGAGAACGGTACGCAGCCCTCAGTATCCCGCACCGCCGTGGGTTTCTATTTGCTGGGCCGCCAGGTTGCGGGAAAACGCTGACGCTCAAGGCGCTGGCCTCCAATACTCCTGCCAAGTTCATTTCCGTGGTGGGGACAGCGAATGTGGACGATGGCATGCTCCGTAATGCCTTGGATCTAGCGGAGGGGTGTACGCCGGCGGTTGTGTTGCTGGAGGATCTTGACCGAATTGTACAGGCTAAAGGTGTCTCGATCTCCCACTTCTTGAACCTGTTGGATGGGCTTAAAGTATTGAACGGGGTGCTGGTGATTGCCACCTGCAACGAACCGGACAAACTCGACCCTGCGCTAATTCATCGCCCAAGCCGGTTCGACCGGGTCTGGAGGTTTGACCTGCCTAAGTATGAACAGCGTCTTGAACTTCTCCATAGAAAAGGAGGAACATTCTTTTCCGAATCGGCGCTTGAAGCAGCAGCGAGACGGTCTGATGGGTTTTCCATGGCTTATGTCCAAGAGATCATCGTGAGCGCATTACTTGAATGTGCACATGATGACCAGACTCCGAACGACGACCATTTGCTCAAGGGTCTAGACACTCTCCGGATGCAGCGGAAAGAGGCCTCGAAGCCGGGGGAGTCGATGGATCAACGAGAGAACATGGGGTTCTGCATGTCAAAGAATGGAAAAGGGTGA